One genomic window of Polaromonas sp. SP1 includes the following:
- a CDS encoding ABC transporter ATP-binding protein: MLFKKFENLLHAYPEGEPTLPPKGFMAFIWACSRGARGYILMLALLSAAMSAFEALLFAMLGRVIDWLGKAEPARLWIDHGSTLTVLAWIVVASILVVALQTIVKHQTIAINFPMRLRWNFHRLMLGQSMAFYQDEFAGRLTTKVMQTALAVRDTLFVLADVLVAMAVYVATMTVLAAAFDMKLIAPFLIWLVLYIAALFFFVPKLGRIGKQQADARSLMTGRITDAYTNITTVKLFSHTQREAAFARSAMQEFMKTGYSQMRLVSSFEIVNHALSMGLILGMAGTSLWLWSLGQVGAGAVAAATAMALRLQGMSHWIMWEMTSLFESVGTVQDGINTLSRPRVIEDKPDAATLSVPQGEVRFENIGFSYGKAPRVIDGLTLTVKPGEKIGLIGRSGAGKSTLVNLLLRFHDLDAGRILIDGQDISTVTQDSLRSHIGMVTQDTSLLHRSVRDNITYSRPTATEEQMRTAARRAEADGFVEYLSDPAGRKGYDAHVGERGVKLSGGQRQRIAIARVMLKDAPILLLDEATSALDSEVEVAIQGSLNTLMQGKTVIAIAHRLSTIAAMDRLIVLDQGRIVEEGDHRSLLANGGLYARLWAHQSGGFLSDNLEEDALAV, encoded by the coding sequence ATGCTGTTCAAGAAATTCGAGAACCTCCTTCACGCCTACCCTGAGGGCGAGCCCACGCTGCCGCCCAAGGGCTTCATGGCCTTTATCTGGGCCTGCAGCCGCGGCGCGCGCGGCTACATCCTGATGCTGGCGCTGCTGTCGGCGGCCATGTCGGCCTTTGAGGCCCTGCTCTTCGCCATGCTGGGCCGCGTGATCGACTGGCTGGGCAAGGCCGAGCCCGCGCGCCTGTGGATCGACCACGGCAGCACGCTGACGGTGCTGGCCTGGATCGTCGTGGCCAGCATCCTGGTGGTGGCGCTGCAGACCATCGTCAAGCACCAGACGATCGCCATCAACTTCCCGATGCGCCTGCGCTGGAACTTTCACCGCCTGATGCTGGGCCAGAGCATGGCCTTCTACCAGGACGAATTTGCCGGGCGGCTGACCACCAAGGTCATGCAGACGGCGCTGGCCGTGCGCGACACGCTGTTTGTGCTGGCCGACGTGCTGGTGGCCATGGCGGTGTATGTGGCGACCATGACGGTGCTGGCGGCCGCCTTCGACATGAAGCTGATCGCGCCCTTTTTGATCTGGCTGGTGCTGTACATCGCCGCGCTGTTTTTCTTTGTGCCCAAGCTGGGCCGCATCGGCAAGCAGCAGGCCGACGCACGCTCGCTGATGACGGGCCGCATCACCGACGCGTACACCAACATCACCACCGTCAAGCTGTTCTCGCACACGCAGCGCGAAGCGGCCTTTGCCCGCTCGGCCATGCAGGAGTTCATGAAGACGGGCTACAGCCAGATGCGGCTGGTGAGCAGCTTTGAGATCGTCAACCATGCGCTGAGCATGGGCCTGATCCTGGGCATGGCGGGCACCTCGCTGTGGCTGTGGAGCCTGGGCCAGGTCGGCGCCGGCGCCGTGGCCGCCGCCACCGCGATGGCGCTGCGGCTGCAGGGCATGTCGCACTGGATCATGTGGGAGATGACCAGCCTCTTTGAAAGCGTGGGCACCGTGCAGGACGGCATCAACACCCTGTCGCGCCCGCGCGTGATTGAAGACAAACCCGATGCGGCCACGCTCAGCGTGCCGCAGGGCGAAGTGCGCTTTGAAAACATCGGCTTCAGCTACGGCAAGGCCCCGCGCGTGATTGACGGCCTGACGCTAACGGTGAAGCCGGGCGAGAAGATCGGCCTCATCGGCCGCTCGGGTGCGGGCAAGTCCACGCTGGTCAACCTGCTGCTGCGCTTTCACGACCTGGACGCCGGCCGCATCCTGATCGACGGCCAGGACATTTCAACGGTCACGCAGGACAGCCTGCGCAGCCACATCGGCATGGTGACGCAAGACACCTCGCTGCTGCACCGTTCGGTGCGCGACAACATCACCTACAGCCGCCCCACCGCGACGGAGGAGCAGATGCGCACGGCCGCCCGCCGCGCCGAGGCCGACGGTTTTGTCGAATACCTGAGCGACCCGGCCGGCCGCAAGGGCTACGACGCCCATGTGGGCGAGCGCGGCGTGAAGCTCTCGGGCGGGCAGCGCCAGCGCATCGCGATTGCGCGCGTGATGCTCAAGGACGCGCCCATCCTGCTGCTGGATGAAGCCACCAGCGCACTCGACTCCGAAGTCGAGGTCGCCATCCAGGGCAGCCTGAACACGCTGATGCAGGGCAAGACGGTGATTGCGATTGCCCACCGCCTCTCGACCATCGCCGCGATGGACAGGCTGATCGTGCTGGACCAGGGCCGCATCGTCGAAGAAGGCGACCACCGCAGCCTGCTGGCCAACGGCGGCTTGTATGCGCGCCTGTGGGCGCACCAGAGCGGCGGCTTTTTGAGCGACAACCTGGAAGAGGACGCGCTGGCGGTTTGA